In one window of Halomarina pelagica DNA:
- the larB gene encoding nickel pincer cofactor biosynthesis protein LarB, giving the protein MRELLEAVAAGDLSVDAAEAEAVGYVTGEAGRFDAARTDRVGVPEGILAAGKTPEEVAELVSLAVETTGHALVTRSDERTVDAVRSRVDEAFPEATVTADDRARTVVVHGSAYEPPSLDARVGVVTAGTSDAMPAGEAAVVLRESGVSVTRIDDVGVAGLARLVDQLETLRAQDALVVAAGREGALPTVLAGLVDVPLIGVPVSTGYGYGGEGEAALAGMLQSCAPIAVVNIDAGFAAGVQATLVARGIDAARTGEGS; this is encoded by the coding sequence ATGCGCGAACTACTGGAAGCGGTCGCGGCCGGGGACCTCTCGGTCGACGCCGCCGAGGCCGAAGCCGTCGGGTACGTGACCGGTGAAGCGGGGCGCTTCGACGCCGCCCGTACCGACCGCGTCGGCGTTCCCGAGGGCATCCTCGCCGCTGGAAAGACGCCGGAGGAGGTGGCGGAACTCGTCTCGCTCGCCGTGGAGACGACGGGTCACGCGCTCGTCACACGGTCCGACGAGCGGACCGTCGACGCTGTCCGCTCCCGCGTCGACGAGGCGTTCCCCGAGGCGACCGTCACCGCAGACGACCGCGCGCGCACCGTCGTGGTCCACGGATCGGCGTACGAACCGCCGTCGCTCGACGCGCGCGTGGGCGTCGTCACCGCCGGCACCTCCGATGCGATGCCGGCGGGGGAGGCGGCGGTCGTTCTCCGGGAGTCCGGGGTGTCGGTGACGCGGATCGACGACGTGGGAGTCGCGGGACTCGCTCGACTGGTCGATCAACTGGAGACGCTGCGCGCGCAGGACGCGCTCGTCGTCGCGGCGGGGCGCGAGGGCGCGCTCCCGACGGTGCTCGCCGGACTGGTCGACGTCCCCCTCATCGGCGTCCCCGTGTCGACGGGGTACGGCTACGGCGGCGAGGGCGAGGCGGCGCTCGCGGGGATGCTCCAGTCCTGCGCGCCGATCGCGGTGGTCAACATCGACGCCGGGTTCGCCGCCGGCGTACAGGCGACGCTCGTCGCCCGGGGGATCGACGCGGCCCGAACCGGGGAGGGCAGTTAA
- a CDS encoding DUF1931 domain-containing protein, translated as MADLIVKAAVKDSLQDMNVASDFYDALDQEVQELLDDAARRASENDRKTVQPRDL; from the coding sequence ATGGCAGACCTAATCGTCAAAGCGGCCGTTAAGGACTCGCTGCAGGACATGAACGTCGCCTCGGACTTCTACGACGCGCTCGATCAGGAAGTCCAGGAACTGCTCGACGACGCTGCACGTCGTGCATCCGAGAACGACCGAAAGACCGTCCAGCCCCGCGACCTGTAA
- the rpiA gene encoding ribose-5-phosphate isomerase RpiA, with protein MKATDGSDEAKRRAGESAAELVEDGAVVGLGTGSTTAHAIRALGEAVAEGLDVRGVPTSYQSGALAREVGVPVVALADATPDLAIDGADQFAGGDLVKGGGAAHAREKVIDASAARFVVVADETKRADALDRPVPVEVLPDAVPVAEARVRDLGGDPTLRDANRKDGPVVTENGNLVLDCAFGRIDAPADLAATLSAVPGVVEHGLFVGLADEVHVGSETGVSVERF; from the coding sequence ATGAAGGCAACGGACGGGAGCGACGAGGCGAAGCGTCGGGCCGGCGAGTCCGCCGCCGAACTCGTCGAGGACGGCGCAGTCGTCGGACTCGGGACCGGGAGCACGACCGCCCACGCGATCCGCGCACTGGGTGAGGCCGTCGCCGAGGGCCTGGACGTTCGGGGCGTCCCCACGTCCTACCAGTCGGGCGCGCTCGCCCGCGAGGTCGGCGTCCCGGTCGTCGCCCTGGCGGACGCGACGCCGGATCTCGCCATCGACGGGGCGGACCAGTTCGCGGGCGGCGACCTCGTGAAGGGAGGCGGGGCCGCCCACGCGCGCGAGAAGGTGATCGACGCGAGCGCCGCCCGGTTCGTCGTCGTCGCCGACGAGACGAAGCGCGCCGACGCGCTCGACCGCCCCGTCCCCGTGGAGGTGCTCCCCGACGCCGTCCCCGTCGCCGAGGCGCGGGTTCGCGACCTCGGCGGCGATCCGACGCTCCGCGACGCCAACCGCAAGGACGGGCCCGTCGTCACGGAGAACGGCAACCTCGTGCTCGACTGCGCGTTCGGGCGGATCGACGCGCCCGCCGACCTCGCGGCGACGCTCTCCGCGGTGCCCGGCGTCGTCGAACACGGGCTGTTCGTCGGTCTCGCGGACGAGGTGCACGTCGGGAGCGAGACGGGCGTCTCGGTCGAGCGGTTCTGA